The genome window ACTAAGCATATCCTCAGCTCGTGTATAAATACGAGGCCACAGAGAAGATGCTAAGATGGTGTATAACTAGGAGACCTCTCGGCAGATGCTCAGCTTGTGTGCAACTATGAGGACTCAGGCTGGTGCTCAGCTCCTGTATAACTATGAGGCCTCTATGAAACGCTTGGCTGGTGTATAACTATGAGCCCTAAGGAAGAGCCTCAGCTGGTGTGTAACTATGAGGCCTCTAGGCAGACACTTGGCTCTTTTGGGTCTATGAGGCCTCTGTGCAGATACTCACTCGTATCTGTCTAGAGGCTTCAAGACACATAATCATGTATAAATATGAGGCCTCAATGCAGACACTCTTCTCGTGTACAATTATGAGGCCTCTAGGCAGACGCTCAGCTATTGAGGATCCATGAAGCCTAGGTCTATGAGGCCTCTGTGCAGATACTCACTCGTATCTGTCTAGAGGCTTCAAGACACATAATCATGTATAAATATGAGGCCTCAATGCAGACACTCTGCTCGTGTACAATTATGAGGCCTCTAGGCAGACGCTCAGCTATTGAGGATCCATGAAGCCTAGAGCCAACACTCAGCCACTGATGGGTCTAAGAAGCCTCTAGGTAGACGCTCAGCTTGTTTCTGTCTAGAGGCCTCAAGGGAGTCGCTCATCTCCTGTGTAATTATGAGGCCTCTACACAGAAGCTCCTCTCCTGTGTTCCTGTGAGGCCTCTAGGCAGACTCTCAGATCCTGTGAGCCAATGAGGCTTCTAGGCAGACGTTCAGCATGTGTATAACCAGCAGGCCTCTAGTAGATGCTCAGCTTGTGTGTAACTATGAGGACTCAGGTCAGACACTCAGCTCCTGTGTTTCTATGAGGGCTCTAGGCTGATGCTCAGCTCATGTCTGTCTAAAGGCCTCAGACAGACTCTCACTTGTAAATAAAAAGAGGCCTCTAGGCAGACGCTCTCATGTGCCTGTCTGGAGCTTCAAGGAAGATGCTCAGCTCCTGTATAACTATGAGGCCCGAGGGCAGACTCTCAGCTGGTGTATAACTTTGAGGCCTCTCAGGAGATGCTCATCTTCTGTGTTCCTATGAGGCCTCTAGACAGGTGTGCACCTCATGTCTGTCTAGAGGCCTCAAGGCAGATGCTCAGCTCCTGTGGGACCATGAGGGCTCTAGGCAGATGCTCAGCTCGTGTCTTACTAGGAGGGCTTTAGGCAGAAGCTGAGCTCGTTTATAGCTATACGGCTTCTAGTAAGACATCTTTTGTGTGCCTGTGGGGCCTCTAGGCTTTCACTAGGCTGGTATGTTCCAAGGAAGCCCCTAGGCAGACCTTGTGCGTAGCCATGAGGCCCTGTGCAGACACTCAGCTCCTGTGGTCTGTGAGCCTCTTGGTGACTCTCCAGTTGCGTATGTTATGAAGCCTCTCTCAGCTCCTTTGCATCCACTGTCCTATTAAATTGATTATCAGTTAACACCTAGGTGTACTATGTCTGATCTATCTATATTCTGTAGTAACAAATTATTCAAAATACCTGAATGtgaatctatatatgtatatttaaaattaaataaacacttATACAATATAATCCATATCACCTTGTCTGTCAATGTTACTTCAATTATAACTAAAggcatatttaattaaaaaaaaacggAGATACATGTTTTCAGCAATTGTTCTGGTATGCTCCATGCTAAATTATAACCCCAAATCAGGACTTTCccttagaccccatggactatacagtccatggaattctccaggccagaacactggagtggatagcctttcccttctccaggggatcttcccaacccagggattgaacccaggtctcccgcactgcaggtggattcttcaccagctgagctaccagggaagtccaagaatactggagtgggtaccctatcccttctctagcggatcttcccaacccaggagttgaactggggtctcctgcattgcaggtggattctttaccaactgagctatgaagggaGCCCTCAATTGTAACTAAAggcatatttaataaaaaaaaaaaaaaaaaagtaagacccAAGTTTTTAGCAATTGCTCTGGTATGCTCCACTCTGAATTATAAGCCCAAATCAGGACTTTCCCTTAGGCTCTCATACTGTGTGGCCACAGTTAACACAAGGAACTTCTGCCATCTAGTGGCACTTCCTGTTGTCGCAACCTGACAATTATGGGTAATGAGCAATTAATATTCACAAGATTTTTCATGCCCTAATGACCCCAcccttaaaaatatatacaagagataatgaataaaaaatgtaaaatagggAAACTATCAGAGAAAATATCAAAAAGTAAATACAActgcagtgtttaaaaaaataacacatagAAAAGTTCACCATAATGTGATTCATCAGAGACACTAAAATCAAAAAACAACAAGATCAAGACAGAGAAATCAGAAGGCCAGTATCTATAAATCTACACCGAGGAAATGATACAGTGGGGATAGTTAAAGTGGTCCCTTTAGGATGCTTGTGGGCTGTAACTGGCAAATCCATTATACAGGCCAGTGTGGAAGCGTGTAGTAACTGAAAACACAGGGCACTGTGATCTGACGGTCTCACTCAGACAGGTGCAGAGGGAAACAGGTTTTGATAAATAAATGCACCCAAAAGGGTGCTGCTGCAGGTTGTGCACGTACATCAGACATGAAAATACACGTGCAGAGGTGAAGAGACGAGGATGTACACGTACATCAGACatgaaagaaaacacacatgcagaggtggagagACGAGGAGCAAGGCAGACACCTACACGATGGACTATGACTCTGCGAAAAGTAAGGAGCACAGACCCAGAGATGACACAGTGAGAGAGTCAGGCAGAGAGAAGATAGGAATGCCGACTCTGTCACTTGCAGGTGGGACTGAGAAATCGCTCCCAGGAAGCACATTTACTTTTGAAATAACCAGACATCGTAGGAAATGAATTTGTAATTACAAAAAGAAATGGTGCGTTTAAATTTATATTAGATTGGGATTCATGTATACaacaaaggatataaaatatataacacgGACCTTCATTACCAAGGGAGGAATATTAAACACTCTGAAATAATCTATTTGTGAAAAAAATACCAACAATGAATACATACACGCATGGTAAGATGTGAACAAAGTTTGGGatatttagaggaaaaaacaacattgtaatcaaatttactctaataaaaaagacagagattaactctttaaaaaaaaaagatgaagtaatGAGACTCATATTGAAAGGCTGATAAGGAATCCGGGGCCcttgaggagaaaggggtctggggctctcaaggaggagcaaaggacaaactttttttctacattgcttatTAAAgcaatgcatattaaaaagcagagacattactttgccaacagaggtccatccagtcaaggctacggtttttccagtggtcatgtatggatgtgagagctggagtataaagaaagctgagcgccaaagaactgatgcttttgaactgtggtgttggagaagactcttgagagtcccttggactgaaaggagatccaaccagtccatcctaaaggaaatcagtcctgaatattcattggaaggactgatgctgaagctgaaactccaatgctttggccacctgatgtgaagaactgactcattagaaaagaccccaatgctgggaaacacggaaggcaggaggagaaggggacacaagCTTTCTGTGCTTCTACTCACACATTCCAAACTCATCTGTTGCAGGAACCAGGACTAAGTCTAAGACTCCCATTAACACAGTTAACAAGAGTAGggaaagaagaaattctgccacCCTGTGGACATTTCAAAAAAAGCACCATTTAATCTATTGCTCATGGTCAGCTCATACTCATAAGAATTGCTGGGCTCTTAATGATgcctgcacttaaaaaaaaaattaagggaaacaaatggaaaataataaaaaaggacaaccaagggcttccttgatggctcagctgttaaagaatcctcctgcaacgcaggagacacaggagatgcagattcaatccctgggtcgggaagatctcctagagaaggaaatggcaacccactccagtgttcttgcctgcagaatcccagggacaggggagcctcatgggctgccgtctgtggggtcgcacaggagtcggacacaactgaagcgacttagcagcagcagcagcaggtataccaagggcttccttggtggctcagatggtaaagcatctgcctgcaatgcaggagacccggttcgatcactgggtcaggaagatcccctggaagaagcaagtggcaacccactccagtactcttgcctggagaatcccatggatggaggagcctggtgggctacagtccatgggtttgcagagagtcagacacgactgagcgactccactttgactttgacttttgAGGTTATCCAGGGAGTTCCATCAACAATCTCTAATACCCAATATGGGGGAAAGTATGAATgtgaatagatatatgtatattcaaaatTAAAGGCCACATTTTGAACAACTATAATTCAAAGAACCTTGTATTGGAGAATGAGAAAGTATATTTCATGATAATTACAATAAGGACTTCAGGTATATttattaaaagacagaaacacacaACTTTGTGTTTATTATGATCGACTCCCCTCTAATGTAAAACCCCAATTCAGTACTTTGATAAGGCTCTCATTGCCTCAGAAACCACAGTTGGACAAGAGGAACCTCTATTGCCTTTGACCATTCTCTCCAACAGCCACCTAAAAACTCTTCCTTATGGGCAGTTAAGATTTGCAAAATTTGATGGGCTCTAAATGTTAAcggccatcaaaaaaaaaatcaggggaaactaataaaaaacataaaacagggcaaagaacaaaatatcaaaaGGTAAACAGGTAGAGCCATGAACAGGGCAGGGTCGGGCCCTCGCCGGCGGGCGCGAGTGTCCCGCCTCGTCTCCTTCAGCGCAAGCCACCGCCTCCACAGCAAATCTCTTAGTAATGAAGAGAACTTGAAATTATTTGGGGAGTGCAACAACCCAAATGGCCATGGGCACAATTACAAAGTAGCGGTGACAGTACCTGGAGAGGTTGATCCTGTTACAGGGATGGTCATGAATTTGACTGACCTCAAAGAGTATATGGAGGAGGCGATTATGAAGCCCCTTGATCATAAGAATCTGGATCTAGATGTGCCGTATTTTGCAGACATTGTAAGCACAACAGAAAATGTAGCCGTTTATATCTGGGAAAACCTCCAGAAATTTCTTCCTGTGGGAGTTCTTTATAAAGTAAAAGTATATGAAACCGACAATAATATTGTAGTCTATAAAGGAGAATAACTCTTAGAGATTACTTTCCATCCATATTTGAAGAAGATCTTTATCCCCTTGAACAATTAACAAGACATCACCTTACTGCTGCACTTCCACATTGTGTTGAATTATTGTGAGTGAGTCCTGTTCTAGACTCAAATCTAATTTAAAACCAAGTTTGTAATGTATTCTGAGTGTCCTTTAAAGAGTCTTTCATCTGTAGATTACAATCACTTCAGCAAAATGTTCTGGTGTAGAATCAtttggaagcaaaagaaaaaaaaagtaaatttacaaTGCTTAAAGAAAGAGTACACTAAAATTACTTAATGTGGTAAATCAGagagatatgaaaaataaaatgacaacaaaGTATCACTTCAGA of Bubalus bubalis isolate 160015118507 breed Murrah chromosome 5, NDDB_SH_1, whole genome shotgun sequence contains these proteins:
- the LOC102404326 gene encoding 6-pyruvoyl tetrahydrobiopterin synthase-like, which produces MNRAGSGPRRRARVSRLVSFSASHRLHSKSLSNEENLKLFGECNNPNGHGHNYKVAVTVPGEVDPVTGMVMNLTDLKEYMEEAIMKPLDHKNLDLDVPYFADIVSTTENVAVYIWENLQKFLPVGVLYKVKVYETDNNIVVYKGE